One genomic region from Nostoc sphaeroides encodes:
- a CDS encoding Uma2 family endonuclease, which yields MTLESESGAVKREADESYKLAPGRVRPDLAIEVVFSSGGINKLEAYKRLLIPEVWFWEDGVLEVYHLQKESNALHYERVSSSEEVKGIDLDLLLRCINMVNHVDAIKTFQQALQK from the coding sequence ATGACCTTAGAAAGTGAATCGGGTGCTGTAAAGCGAGAGGCGGATGAATCTTATAAACTTGCTCCTGGTCGAGTGCGTCCCGATTTAGCGATCGAAGTGGTGTTTAGCAGTGGCGGTATCAACAAACTGGAGGCATACAAGCGGCTGTTGATTCCAGAAGTGTGGTTCTGGGAAGATGGAGTGTTAGAAGTTTATCACTTGCAAAAAGAAAGCAACGCACTTCACTATGAAAGGGTTTCCAGTAGTGAGGAGGTTAAAGGTATCGATCTGGATTTATTGTTGCGCTGCATTAATATGGTGAATCATGTTGATGCTATCAAGACTTTTCAGCAGGCGCTTCAAAAATAG
- a CDS encoding Uma2 family endonuclease — protein MTPAAIATPTKESPLLFEGLTWREFKAIEQLLDRPGYRLSFLDGILEIRRMPGEPHETVKERLGALLELYLPWQGLTLLQLGQ, from the coding sequence ATGACCCCAGCAGCGATCGCTACACCCACAAAAGAATCACCCCTTTTGTTTGAAGGACTGACTTGGAGAGAATTCAAAGCAATTGAGCAGTTATTAGACCGTCCAGGATATCGTTTGTCTTTCCTGGATGGTATTTTGGAGATCCGAAGAATGCCTGGAGAACCACACGAAACCGTTAAGGAAAGACTCGGCGCATTGTTAGAACTTTACCTGCCATGGCAGGGTTTGACTTTACTCCAACTGGGTCAATGA